The DNA sequence AACATCATCAGCGCTACGGAATGGCTTGGCGCCGATGTGGGGAGCACAGTGCCCCTCCGGATCGAAACGCGGGTTGACCAGCCGATCGAATTCTTCACCGAGACCGATGAACGAATGAGGATCTCCCCCGTTCGTACCGGTCAAACCATCAACACCTACCCGAACCTGGACCTGACCGGATTTGTGGGGGTGGGGGACTTCGGCAGCACGCCATCGGTCTTTCGGCACCCAGCGGCGCGCGTCCACGCAGAGAACGGAGCCTCCACGGAGGAGGGCTACCGCTCCATGCTCGGGGAAGGATTCCTGGCAACGCGCGGTGAGTCCATGTTCTATGGTGGCTTGCTCAACGGACTGGAAGGTGGGATCGCCTGGGCGCGGAAGCGGGCGCCAGGTTTCCCTACCGCCCCTTTACGGTTCATCTACACCGGTACGGATGGAACCACCACTACCGCGGCCGGGATCGACGGCCTTGAGATCGCCCGGCTGCAACCCGCCCTCTCCTTGAACGAAGGCTACTTTGGCGTGGGAGATTGGACCACCATTGCCCCGCTCCTTCCCGACGAACGCCTTGACCTGGCCGACCAGACCATCCGGCTGCGCAACTTCATGGACCCGCTGCCCAACTACCTGACCACCTCCTACGAGAATGCGGCACTGACCCGCGCGGTGATGGTTGACCCGGACGATGGCCGGCTTTATTGGAAGGACATCTCGGGTCTGGTGGGCGACTGCGAATGGCAGATGAACACCACCGCGCCGAACCATGTGTACACAGCGGTGGGTGCAGTGGGCGCAGGGCAAGTTCATTGTCGATGACGGGTTGAGAATGATCGGTCCAGATCACGATCACCTCCGCACCGTCACTGCGAGGCGCATGCGTGGTGGGTGGTGCGCAGGGCGCCGTGGCAGTCTCCCCTGAGCGGTGGGGAACGCAATTGCCCTACGGCGTGAAGCCCACATGAATTTTTCAACCAGCAGCACCACCTGGCTCGTCGTCGACTATTTTCGACCTGCCATGCCTGCCGTGAAGCATACCCCCAGTGAACGCGGACCACACGGATCGCCACTGGTGGCGTGCGCTGCAAGTGGACGGCTTGTGGCCGGAAGCTGGCAGCCTGCGGCTGGAAGCTTGAAGCTGGAAGCCGACAAGCCGACAAGCCGACAAGCCGACAAGCCGGCCGAACGGGAATCTACCAAGGTAGACACAGGACAGCCAGCCCGAATGAAAGAAGCCCCCGGCGCTTGCAACACCAGGGGCCTCGGTTACTCATGTTCCACCTAACCCTCGCTAAAAGGTAAACGAAACAGAGCAGCGCGAAGATATGGAGCCTCCCCGGCAGCGCCGGGCAGCGCCCCCGCCGCCCAGGCGGTCTTATGGGCGGGCACGCGGAAGGCGCCATGGCCGCGGACAACCCGAAGAACCAGGAGGCGGGCCGGAGCGATGCTCCCGGCCGATACGAACTTGACGATGATGAACTCCGCCAACACACTGTTCCCCGCGGGTAGCAAGGTGCCGACCATGGCCGTGGCAATGGTGCTGTGCTCCATCACCTCCACCGCGCAGGCCCAGAACCTGGTGCCCAACTCGGGGTTCGAAGTGGCGGACTCCTGCTCGGAAGCTGGCTTTGGAGTGGATGGCCCGCTCCATTGGCATAGCGCCAATGGAACCCCTGATCATTTGCAGGGCTGCTTGCCGTATGGTAGTGCCTTCGGCTTGCCCATGAATTTCATCACCTTCCAGTACCCTTTCGAGGGCTCCTCGTGCGCAGGCATGCTCACCTACCATCAGAATGGTTCATCCGAGTATCGCGAATGGATCATGGCTCCTTTGCTGGAACCCTTGGTGGTGGGGCAGACCTACTACTGCAGCTTCCGGGCAAATGCGGCCTTCGGCGGCAATGCCCAGTATCCGCAGATCTGGTTGGCCAACGACAAGGTGGGCATGCTCTTTAGCATGCAGGACCGCCCGTGGGTTTGGGGTGATCCCTACCCGGTGCCGCCCGACCATGCGCACGTTCTGTATCCGCAGATCCTCGCGGATACGGTGGGTTGGACCTTGGTGAGCGGCAGCTTCGTGGCCGACAGTGCCTACCAGTACGTGATGATCGGGCAGTTCTTCAGCAATGCCTTGACGGATACGCTGCAGTTTTCTCCAGAGGGCATTCCTTGGTACTGGTTGCCCCGGGCATACACTCTGGTGGATGCAGTCTGTGTCTCAGCCAGCCCGGATGGTTGCGATCTAGGACAAGGGGTGGGTGAGGCGCAGGCCGCAGGCCCGGCATTGTTCCCTAATCCTGCGCAAGACCACCTGGTCGTGGGCCAACGGGCGGGGGCTGAAGCACAGGTGTTGGATTTTGTGGGTCGGTTGCTTTGGCAGGGCCGGGTCACCAGCGATCGCTGGGTGCTGGAGGTGGGGTCTTGGGCGCGAGGTACCTACGTGCTGCGCATGGCGCATCGCAGCCGGGTGGAAACGCACAAGTTCGTATTGGCCGAATAGCGAGCATCGTTCTTGTCCATTCGATGAATCGAAAACACGAAAGGACATGAGGGCAATGCACATGGTGCAGCTTAGGTATTTGCTTGGCACCGTGCGGGTCGGAGCAACGCGATCGGTTGAAAACTATTTCCGCCGATCTAAGGACGGTTTCAGCAGCGATGCGCGTAGCTTGTGAGACACATGGAACGGACATTGATCGCAATTGTGGGGGGATGCGCATCCCTGTCCGGTATCGGCCAGAACCTCGTGCCGAACCCCAGCTTTGAACTACCTGAGGACAGTTGTAGCTGGCAATGCTGCTTTAACATCGGCTCCCGGCCATTGCATTGGTATAGCTGGACGAACAGCCCTGAGCATTTCAGCATTTGCGCTGGTGATGCGGGAGGGAACGACAGCTTGGTGTCGGTGCCTCAGAACGGATGGAGCTATCAACAGCCTTCGACCGGAGGGTCCTACATAGGGGCCTACGCCTATGACGGATATGCAGCGGAGTACCGGGAATATGTTGGCGCTCAGTTGCTGGAACCGCTTGTACCGGGTTGCGCCTACCAACTTCGATTCAGGACCAATCCCGCCCATGGTGGGAACTACTGGATGTATGAAGGAGGCGTATGTGACAATGTGGGCATACTGTTGACCACCACGTCCAATGCCTGGACCGGGACCAGCGGTCCGCTCTTCGGGTTCAGGAACTTCGCCCACCTGCGCACCCTGACCCCCGTGGAGGACACCCTGGGTTGGACATTGGTCGAAGGGACCATCGTTGCGGATAGTGCCTACATGTATGTCGTATTGGGCAACTTCTTTACCGATGCGTTGACCTCCGGTTACCCACTAGGGAGCACATCGACGGATATCGCATACTACCTGTACGACGAGGTGGAAGTTCTGCCCGTGGATGCCGATTGCCATGGTTTGGGGTTGGGTGAGATGTACACAACTGAGCCGGTCATTGAATTACTGCCTTCAAGCTTCCGAGTGACCGCGAGGGAGCGGTTGAAAGCAACACTGCACGACGGTACAGGACGGACCTGTTCCCAAATTGAAGATCTCGACGGGGTCGTGGAGATGGAATTCCCTAGTAGTCCAGGTTTGTATGTGTTGTTGGTGGAGGCCAGGGACAGGACGTTCATACGCAAGTTCGTACTACCGTAGACCAACTGCCTCGCGCACAAACCCAACTAACATGAAACGAAGAACTCATGTTTTCCTGTGCTTGCTCATGTTCATCGCACAGAGGACCAACGCACAGGATTGGAACAGGATACCTGGTGGAAACGTTATTAACGCCACGGAGTGGCTGGGCGCCGATGTGGGGAGCACAGTGCCCCTCCGGATCGAGACGAGAGTTAACCAGCCGATCGAGTTCTATACGACGGCGGTTCTCAGGATGCTTCTCTCGCAGGATGTGACCCTTCAGACGATCAACGGATATCCCAACTTGGACCTGACCGGGTTCCTGGGGGTCGGCGACTTCGCCAACAGCCCCGGAGTTTACCGCTTCCCAGCCGCTCGTGTGCATGCCGAGAACAACTCCACCCTGGAGCTTGGCTATCGGCCCATGATCGGCGAGGGCTTTCTGGCCACGCGCGGTGAGTCTTTGTTCTACGGCGGCCTGCTCGATGGCCTGAACAGTGGGATCATCTGGTCGCGCGCCACGGGCTCCCTTGGTCCGACGGCTCCTTTCCGATTCATCTACACCGGAGATAATGGCGCCAGCACGATCGCCAACAGTGACATCGGCCTTGAGATCGCCCGGTTGCAACCCGCCCTGTCCTTGAACGAGGGCTACTTCGGAGCAGGGGATTGGACCACCATCGCCCTGCTGCCGGATGAACGGGTGGACCTGGCCGATCGCACCATTCGGTTGCGCAACTTCATGGACCCGCTGCCCAACTACCTGACCACCTCCTACGAGAATGCGGCACTGACCCGCGCGGTGATGGTTGACCCGGACGATGGCCGGCTTTACTGGAAGGACATCTCGGGTCTGGTGGGCGACTGCGAATGGCAGATGAACACCACCGCGCCGAACCATGTGTACACAGCGGTGGGTGCAGTGGATCCGGACTGTCCCGATCGGTTCGAGAGCGTCGGCGTCGGCGTGGATCTTTCCACCAGCACCGCACAGGCCAAGCTGGAGGTATACACGCAGGACATCGGCATCGGCGCTCACATCGAGAACGAGGCTGCGGACAATGATGTGCGTGGCGTGCAGGTGGAGGTGGCCAATGGAACCAGCTCCAACCGTGGGTTGAGCGTGGAAGTGACAGCTGACGGGAACGCCATCAACTACGGCATCCGCGCCGATGTCGCAGGCCCGACCGTGCGCTCACGGGGCGTGAGCGCGCAGACCAACGGAGCGAGCTACACGGCCTATGCAGGTGAGTTCCTCGCGGATGATGAAGCAGAGTTCACCACAGGGGTGATCGGGTGGGCTCGCGGTGGTGGTTTACGGATCGGCTCTGATGGACGGGCGCTGGGGAGCAAGGCCACCTACCAGATCGGTGTGCAAGGTCTGGCACTTCCCGAGCTGGGCTGTGAGGTCATGGCGCCCTTGCTGAACGCCGAGTATATCGGTGTAAGCGGCATTGCATGCAGGGAGGATGACGATCCCACAATTGTTGGGGTTTATGGCCGTACCATGGACGATGGGGGTGGCACTTGGGCCGGGTATTTCGACGGACATGTGAACATCACCGGCCTGGCCTTCTGCACGTTGATGCAGTGGGGCTCTGATGCCGACCTGAAGACCGATGTGCAGGACATCACCGGTGCGATGGGCTTGATCGATCAACTGCGTCCGACCACCTATCTGTTCGACACAGTGGCCCATCCTGCGTTGGATCTTCCGGGTGGGCTTCAAAGGGGGTTCATCGCCCAGGAGGTGGAGCAAGTGCTGCCCGATCTGGTGCGAGAGACCACCTATCTGGGCCGATCGGACTCGCTCGGGAACACTGTCGTGGCTGATGAGTCCGTGAAGACGGTGAACTACATCGGGTTCATTCCGCTGCTCGTGGCCGCCATGCAGGAGCAGCAGGCCACCATCAGCACCTTGCAGGACCAGCTAGCTACAGTTCAACAGGACCTCGCCACCTGCTGTGCGGCCCACGGAAGCACGGATCAGCGCTCCATGAGCCCCGGAGCAGGTGCGGGAGAGGCCCTGCGCACCGACCTGTTCATCGTACCCAACCCGGTGGCGGACCACACGCAGCTGCGGTACACGGTGGCCACGCCGGGCCGCACGCGGCTGGAGGTGAGCGATGCCGGCGGCAAGCGGCTGGAGGTGCTGGAGGAGGCCGTGCGGGAGGCCGGTGCCTACACCCACGACTGGACCACCACGGATCTCGCGCCCGGCACCTACCACGTCACGCTGTACCTCAACGACAGCTTCGTGGTGAAGAAGGCGGTGAAGGTGGCTCGATAGGCTTGTGCACAAGATGGGTCAGGGGCCGCTTCGCGTTACGCGGGGCGGCCCTTGGTGCATGTGCCCATCCCGCTGAGGCGGGACAGGTCGTGCCCATCCTGCTCCGCCCTCAGCGCCCGCCCCGGCTGCGCCGCTTCCGGCGGGCCTTGCCCAGCTTCTCGTGCACCAAGCGCTCGTTGAGGTCGACGGCCTGCTGGATCAGGCGGCGCAGGGCGCCCTCGGGCAGCGGGGCCGGGGCGGGCGGCGGCAGGTAATGCCTGATCTGCGCGTGGTCCGTGGGGGCGAAGAGGCCCTCGGGGTCGCCCAGATGCACACCCTCCACGAAGCCGAGCACGAGGCCTTTTTTCTGCAGGCTCAGGTAGCACATCCAGCGCCGGTGTTCATAGAAGGGGATGCCGTACTTCCAGGTCTCCGCCATCTGGGGAGAGGCCTCCAGCAGCAGGTCGCGCAGGCGCAGGGCCTGTTCGCGCCACGGAGCGGGCAGCCCCTCGAACCAACCCTGGATGCGGGCTGTGGATGGCACGGGGTGGGAGGTGGGCATGGGCCCCTTGACGGACCCGTTACTTTTGTACCGCCGTCGGGGACCGCAAATGTGGCTCCCCCGGCGGCACGCCCAACCCGAACGACCATGTACCCTCCCGAACTCGTCGCCCCCATGAAGACCGACCTCACGAGCGTCGGCTTCGAGGAGCTCAAGACCCCCGATCAAGTGGACAAGGCGCTGGCCCAGCCCGGCACCGTGCTCTGCGTGGTGAACAGCGTGTGCGGCTGTGCCGCCGGTGCCGCACGCCCCGGCGTGAAGATGAGCCTGCGTGGCGCCAAGCGGCCCGGGAAGCTCGTCACCGTGTTCGCCGGTGTGGATACCGATGCCACCATGCAGGCGCGCAAGCACTTCCTGCCCTATCCGCCCAGCAGCCCCAGCATGGCGCTGTTCAAGGACGGCAAGCTGGTGCACTTTCTGGAGCGCCACCACATCGAGGGCCGCACCGCGGAGATGATCGCGGACAACCTGCAGATGGCCTACGAGGAGTTCTGCTGAGCAGGGCTTTTCGTTACGGCAGTTGTTGCGCCCGCGTGGCCGTGGGCACCGCACCGCCGATGTTCACCAGCACCATGTCGCGGTCGTTGGCGCTGCCGGCGTACCTCACCACCCCGTCCAGGTTGGTGTCTTCGATTCGGTAGCCGGCCAGCGTGGCGGTGGGCACCGTGCCACCCACGGCCACCAGGATGGGGTCGCGGTCGTTGTTCGCGCCGGCGTAGCGGAGGGTCGCGTCAGGCTTCACGTTGCCGGTCCACAGCACCTGCACTCCGTTCACGGACTTGCGCGCGTCGGTGCCCCAGGTGGGTGTGCCGGAGGTGGTGAGGTCGATGGCCGTGATGGTGCCACCGAGGGGAAGGGCCGTGGCCGTCATGGCGCCCAAGTGGTTGCGGTGTCGCACGGCCACCTGGTAGCTGCCGGGCGCGGCGAGCAGGGCCACCGGTGACACGCCGTCCTCGGCGACGACGTCCCCATCGCGCTGCACCAGGGCCGCCCGGGTGGCCACGATGGTCGCCGGGTTCACGGCGTTGCGCAGTTCCACCAGCACCCAGTCCACCACCGCGTTGTCCCCGCTGGTGCTCGTGACCCCGGGCTGCAGGGCCTCTCCGCCACCATCGGCGGCCTGGGTGAAGCCCAGTGCCGTGTACGGTTCCGTGGCCGGGATGAGGCCGTTGGTGCGCAGCAGGTCGCGCATGCGGCCCGTGTTCGCATCGTAGGGGCCCTCGAGCATGAGCTTCACGGCCAGGCGCAGGCCGCCGTTGAGGATGGCGATGTTGTCCAGGTAGAGGCGGTCGCCGTAGTCGTTGATCCCCGTGAAGCGCAGCACCACCTGCTGGCCGTCGTAAGCGCTGAGGTCGATGTCGTGCGATTCCCATTGGTTGGCCGCCGTGGGTGCCCAGGGGCTGCTGCCCGTGGTGGTGGTGCCCAACGCCAGGGCTTCCTCGAAGTACAGCGTGGTCCAGCTTTGTCCACAGTTCGTGCTCACTTCCACGCGAAGCCCGTCGGTGTAGCTGGCCCCGTAAGGCTTGTAGGCGTGGTGGAACTGCAGCCGGGTGCCCGCACTGCCGGCCAGCGAAAGCACGGGGCTCACCAGCCGGTCCTGCTGGCCGGGGGCGTTGTAGTAGTAGTAGTCGATGCGCCAGGCCCGTGTAGCGTTGCCGTCGGCCCCTACGGCGAGCGCCTGGTTGGTCCAGGTATCAACCCCGTCGGGGTTCTCCAAGGTCCATCCGGCGGGCGTCACCAGCTGGTCCTCGGCATTGGCCGTGACCGGTGTCGGTGCACCACCGGTGGGTACGGTGATGAAGCCGGGGATGGTGCGGGTGCTGCTTCCGTTCCCGTCCATCACGGTAAGGGTGACGTCGTAGCTGCCCGGGTTGGTGTAGGACACGATGGGAGCGCGCGCCGTGCTGGTGGCGGGCGATCCGCCGGGGAAGCTCCAGCTCCAGGTGGCGTTGGTGCCATGGAGGGCGCTGTTGTCCCAGAACTGCACGGCGGGGGCCAGGCAGGTCACCGTGCGTTTGTTGGCGCTGAAGTTGGCAAGCGGCGGGGCCGGCGTTTCCAGTGCGCTCTCCCACACGCTGCGGTCGGTGCCGTTGCGCACCTTGCCTTCGCGGTAGTGGATGAGCAGACGCGTGCTGAAGGTCCTGGCCGGAAGCCCCGCGTTCCACAGGGCCCAGGCCGGCGCTGCATCGCTGCGGATGTACACGGCCCGGCGTGTTCCCAGGTAGAGGCCGCCATTGCTCCCCAGCTGGTGCGCGATGTTCGTGGGCCACTCCCCGTTCAGGTTCGCGTCCGTGATGTTCGTCCACGCCGTGCCGCCGTTCGTGGAGCGGTACACCACGTGGCCGTTCAGGTCGGGATAGTTGCCGTACTGCGATGTGCGCACCAGCCAGAGGGTCTGGGGGTCGGTGCCGCTCACGGCGATGTCGTACGGGACCCAGGTGTTGCCGTTCAACTGGGCGCTCGAAGGCGTGATGTCCGTCCAGTTCGATCCGCCATCGGTGCTGCGCCATACCTTTTTCACGTCCCACCAACCCGCGTAGGTGCACACGTAGATCGTGTTGGGGTCGCTGAAGGCCACCTCGATGCTGGTCACCTTCGCACCGAAGTCGTGCACCTGCGTGAACGAACTGCCGTTATCGTCCGTGCGCCACAGGCTGTTGCCCTCGCCCACGAAGGCGGTGTTCACCAGGTTGGGATGCCACGCCACTTCGCTGCTCTCACCCACGATGTAGCTGGCGTTGGGTTCACGCGTCCAAGGCCCGTTGCTGTTGTTCACAGTGCGGTCGCCGCTGAGCACCTTGTAGCCATAATCGCTCAGGGCGCGGCGGTCGTACTGCGGATGCACGAAGCCCCGGTAGTTGTCCCCGCCATCGGTGCTCACCCAGCCGCCCAGGTATACCGCGTTGTCCTTCAGCAGGGTGCCGTTGTGGTAGGTGCCGCCGAGCATCACCTGCGCGCCGGTCCAGCCGCCCTGGCCGAAGCCCCAGAAGTCGGTGCCGGCGATGCCGTTCATGCGGCGGGTGAAGGTGGCGCCGCCATCGGTGCTGTGGAAGATGCCGCCATCGCAGGCCACCCACAGGTCGGTGCCGTAGAAGCGGACGTCGTGGATGTCGGCGTGCACGTAGTCCACCTTGTCGCTGTGGCTCCACTTGGCCGGGCAGGTGAAGGTGATCCCTCCATCGGTGCTCACCCAGCGGTTGACGGCGCCCACCTGCAGCTTGTTGGCATTGGCCGGGTCCACATCGAGGGCGAGGTCGTAGTAGTACTGGCCGCCGTCGTCCTGTCCGGCGTCGTCCCAGCCCATGAGGTTGAGGTTGGTGGGGGAGGGCACACCGCCCGGGCCTGAGCCACAGCACTGAAAGGTCCATGTGCTGCCGCTATCCGTGCTTTTGTAGATGCCATAGAGCCCGCTGCCGCCGTCGGCCACGCCGGTGCAGAGGGCGTAGACGGTGTTCGGTGCGGCGGCGCTGACAGCGATCTCCGTACGCCCCTGTTCATCGGGCGCTGCGGGCAGGGGCCAGTTGGTGCCCACCTGGGTGAAGCTTACCCCGTTGTTCGTGCTGCGCCAGAACTCGGTGCGGTCGCCGGTCCGTTTGATGGCGTACACCGTGTTCGGGTCGCCGGGCTTGAACTCCAGCTCCTGCCAGATGCCGGTCTGCACCTGGGTGAAGCTGGTGCCGCCGTTGGTGCTTCGATAGAGCCCGGCGCTGCTGCATACGAAGAGCACCTGGGCGTTCGTGGGGTGCAGCACGATGTCGCGGATCTCGTGGTCCGCGGCCTGGAAGGTGGCGTCGCCGATGGAGGTCCAGTTGGCACCGCCATCGGTGGTCTTCCACAGGTCGCCCTCGGCACCGAAGTAGGCGGTGTTCTGCGTGGTGTGGTCCAGCTCCACGCTGAGCACCGTGCCGATCATGAGGCTTTTGGTGACGTTGGTCCAGCTGAGGCCCTTGTCGGTGGTCTTCCACACGCCGGCGTTGGCCGTGCCCGCATAGAGCAGGTTGCCGTTGGCGAGGCTCTGCTCCACGGTGTACACGTGTGCCGCCCCGCAGGCGTAGCTCTTGGCGGCAGCGCCGTGGTCCCAGTCAAAGGGCCCGATGCAGCTCCAGTTCGCGGCACGGCCGGCGCGCAACGCGTCCGAAGCATCCAGGTAGCGGCGCAGGTCCTGGGTGTAGGTGGCGCGTTGTGCGGGATCGATGGGGACCAGCGCGTGCCCGAGCTCCCGTTTCCACCGCTTGTAGAACTGGGTGTGCGTGTTCTTTTCGAAGGGGTGCGTGGCGTAATAAGCCTCGTAGGCCGCCTGCACCGCGCCGGGGTCGGGATCGGGCGCGTACATCAGCTGTGCCCACTGGGGCAGGGCAGCGCTCAACTGCGGATTCGCCGATGGACCCTGGGCGCAGAGGATGGGCGCCAGGAGCAGTGCGGTGATGGCCGTGTGAAGGCGTGTGCGGGTCATGGAGCGAAGGTGCGTCGATCGGTCCGCAGCGGACATGACCGAAGTCGGGGAGGATGGGGATCCCGCGCCGCAGGCGGCCGTGTGGCGGCCGAATGAAGAAGCCCCGACCAATGGCCGGGGCTTCCTGTTGGTGTGCGGTCGCTACTTACACCACGCCCTGGTCCAGCATCGCATCGGCCACTTTCACGAAGCCGGCGATGTTGGCGCCCTTCACGTAGTTAATGCCCTTGCCCTCCTTGCCGTGCTTCACGCAGGCGGCGTGGATGTTCTTCATGATGCTGTGCAGGCGCTGGTCCACCTCCTCGCGGGTCCAGCTCAGGCGCAGGCTGTTCTGGCTCATTTCCAGGCCGCTGGTGGCCACGCCACCGGCGTTGCTGGCCTTGCCGGGGGCGAAGGCCACACCCGCGGCATGGAACACCTCGATGCCTTCCGGGGTGGTGGGCATGTTGGCGCCTTCGGCCACATATTTCACGCCCTTCTTCACCAGGTCTTTCGCGTTCTTGCCGTCGAGCTCGTTCTGCGTGGCGCAGGGCAGGGCCACGTCGCACTTGGCCACCACGTCCCACACGCGCGCGCCCTTCTTGTAGGTGACGCCCTTGAACTTCTTGGCGTACTCCTCGATGCGGCCGCGCTTCACGTTCTTCAGCTCCATGAGGAAGGCGAGCTTCTCGGCGTTGATGCCGGCGGGATCGTAGATGCTGCCGTCGCTGTCGCTGGCGGTCACCACCTTGGCGCCCAGCTGGGTGGCCTTCTGGATGGCGTACTGGGCCACGTTGCCGCTGCCGCTCACCGCCACGGTCTTGCCCTTGAAGCCGGTCTTGTTGTGCTTCATCATCTCCTCGGCGAAGTACACGCAGCCGTAGCCGGTGGCCTCGGGACGGATCAGCGAACCGCCCCAGGTGATGCCCTTGCCGGTGAACACGCCGGTGAACTCGTTGCGCAGGCGCTTGTCCTGGCCGTACATGAAGCCGATCTCACGGCCGCCCACGCCGATGTCGCCGGCAGGCACGTCGGTGAACTGGCCGATGTGGCGCCATAGCTCGGTCATGAAGCTCTGGCAGAAGCGCATCACCTCGCCGTCGCTCTTGCCCTTGGGGTCGAAGTCGCTGCCGCCCTTGCCACCGCCCATGGGCAGGGTGGTGAGGCTGTTCTTGAAGGTCTGCTCGAAGCCCAGGAACTTCAGGATGCTGAGGTTGACGCTGGGGTGGAAGCGCAGGCCGCCCTTGTAGGGGCCGATGGCGCTGTTGAACTCGATGCGGTAGCCGCGGTTCACCTGGGTCTGGCCCTTGTCGTCCACCCAGGGTACCCGGAACATGATCACGCGCTCGGGCTCCACCATGCGCTCCAGGAGCATCTTGCCCTTGTACTTGGGGTTGGCCTCGATGAAGGGGATCACCATTTCGGCCACCTCATGCACCGCCTGGAGGAACTCCGGCTCGTTGCCGTTGCGCTTCTTCACCTCGGCCATGAAGGCGTCCACCGCCTTGTTCGACTTTGCCATCTGGGGATGTTTGGTTGTGCTTCCGGTTGGGAAAAGCGCGGCAAAGGTAGATGGGGGGCACGCACCCGCAACAGCGGTCCTAGTGCAGCTCGTAGAGCTTGCCCGGCAGGCTTCGCACCACGCCGCTGAACTCCAGGTTCAGGAGCAGGGTGGCCGCCTTGCCGGGGTGGAGCCGACTGCGCAGGCACAGGTCATCGATGCCCACCCGGCCACCGGCGCGA is a window from the Flavobacteriales bacterium genome containing:
- a CDS encoding T9SS type A sorting domain-containing protein, with amino-acid sequence MNSANTLFPAGSKVPTMAVAMVLCSITSTAQAQNLVPNSGFEVADSCSEAGFGVDGPLHWHSANGTPDHLQGCLPYGSAFGLPMNFITFQYPFEGSSCAGMLTYHQNGSSEYREWIMAPLLEPLVVGQTYYCSFRANAAFGGNAQYPQIWLANDKVGMLFSMQDRPWVWGDPYPVPPDHAHVLYPQILADTVGWTLVSGSFVADSAYQYVMIGQFFSNALTDTLQFSPEGIPWYWLPRAYTLVDAVCVSASPDGCDLGQGVGEAQAAGPALFPNPAQDHLVVGQRAGAEAQVLDFVGRLLWQGRVTSDRWVLEVGSWARGTYVLRMAHRSRVETHKFVLAE
- a CDS encoding tail fiber domain-containing protein → MLLSQDVTLQTINGYPNLDLTGFLGVGDFANSPGVYRFPAARVHAENNSTLELGYRPMIGEGFLATRGESLFYGGLLDGLNSGIIWSRATGSLGPTAPFRFIYTGDNGASTIANSDIGLEIARLQPALSLNEGYFGAGDWTTIALLPDERVDLADRTIRLRNFMDPLPNYLTTSYENAALTRAVMVDPDDGRLYWKDISGLVGDCEWQMNTTAPNHVYTAVGAVDPDCPDRFESVGVGVDLSTSTAQAKLEVYTQDIGIGAHIENEAADNDVRGVQVEVANGTSSNRGLSVEVTADGNAINYGIRADVAGPTVRSRGVSAQTNGASYTAYAGEFLADDEAEFTTGVIGWARGGGLRIGSDGRALGSKATYQIGVQGLALPELGCEVMAPLLNAEYIGVSGIACREDDDPTIVGVYGRTMDDGGGTWAGYFDGHVNITGLAFCTLMQWGSDADLKTDVQDITGAMGLIDQLRPTTYLFDTVAHPALDLPGGLQRGFIAQEVEQVLPDLVRETTYLGRSDSLGNTVVADESVKTVNYIGFIPLLVAAMQEQQATISTLQDQLATVQQDLATCCAAHGSTDQRSMSPGAGAGEALRTDLFIVPNPVADHTQLRYTVATPGRTRLEVSDAGGKRLEVLEEAVREAGAYTHDWTTTDLAPGTYHVTLYLNDSFVVKKAVKVAR
- a CDS encoding DUF1801 domain-containing protein, whose product is MPTSHPVPSTARIQGWFEGLPAPWREQALRLRDLLLEASPQMAETWKYGIPFYEHRRWMCYLSLQKKGLVLGFVEGVHLGDPEGLFAPTDHAQIRHYLPPPAPAPLPEGALRRLIQQAVDLNERLVHEKLGKARRKRRSRGGR
- the gdhA gene encoding NADP-specific glutamate dehydrogenase: MAKSNKAVDAFMAEVKKRNGNEPEFLQAVHEVAEMVIPFIEANPKYKGKMLLERMVEPERVIMFRVPWVDDKGQTQVNRGYRIEFNSAIGPYKGGLRFHPSVNLSILKFLGFEQTFKNSLTTLPMGGGKGGSDFDPKGKSDGEVMRFCQSFMTELWRHIGQFTDVPAGDIGVGGREIGFMYGQDKRLRNEFTGVFTGKGITWGGSLIRPEATGYGCVYFAEEMMKHNKTGFKGKTVAVSGSGNVAQYAIQKATQLGAKVVTASDSDGSIYDPAGINAEKLAFLMELKNVKRGRIEEYAKKFKGVTYKKGARVWDVVAKCDVALPCATQNELDGKNAKDLVKKGVKYVAEGANMPTTPEGIEVFHAAGVAFAPGKASNAGGVATSGLEMSQNSLRLSWTREEVDQRLHSIMKNIHAACVKHGKEGKGINYVKGANIAGFVKVADAMLDQGVV
- a CDS encoding PKD domain-containing protein; translation: MTRTRLHTAITALLLAPILCAQGPSANPQLSAALPQWAQLMYAPDPDPGAVQAAYEAYYATHPFEKNTHTQFYKRWKRELGHALVPIDPAQRATYTQDLRRYLDASDALRAGRAANWSCIGPFDWDHGAAAKSYACGAAHVYTVEQSLANGNLLYAGTANAGVWKTTDKGLSWTNVTKSLMIGTVLSVELDHTTQNTAYFGAEGDLWKTTDGGANWTSIGDATFQAADHEIRDIVLHPTNAQVLFVCSSAGLYRSTNGGTSFTQVQTGIWQELEFKPGDPNTVYAIKRTGDRTEFWRSTNNGVSFTQVGTNWPLPAAPDEQGRTEIAVSAAAPNTVYALCTGVADGGSGLYGIYKSTDSGSTWTFQCCGSGPGGVPSPTNLNLMGWDDAGQDDGGQYYYDLALDVDPANANKLQVGAVNRWVSTDGGITFTCPAKWSHSDKVDYVHADIHDVRFYGTDLWVACDGGIFHSTDGGATFTRRMNGIAGTDFWGFGQGGWTGAQVMLGGTYHNGTLLKDNAVYLGGWVSTDGGDNYRGFVHPQYDRRALSDYGYKVLSGDRTVNNSNGPWTREPNASYIVGESSEVAWHPNLVNTAFVGEGNSLWRTDDNGSSFTQVHDFGAKVTSIEVAFSDPNTIYVCTYAGWWDVKKVWRSTDGGSNWTDITPSSAQLNGNTWVPYDIAVSGTDPQTLWLVRTSQYGNYPDLNGHVVYRSTNGGTAWTNITDANLNGEWPTNIAHQLGSNGGLYLGTRRAVYIRSDAAPAWALWNAGLPARTFSTRLLIHYREGKVRNGTDRSVWESALETPAPPLANFSANKRTVTCLAPAVQFWDNSALHGTNATWSWSFPGGSPATSTARAPIVSYTNPGSYDVTLTVMDGNGSSTRTIPGFITVPTGGAPTPVTANAEDQLVTPAGWTLENPDGVDTWTNQALAVGADGNATRAWRIDYYYYNAPGQQDRLVSPVLSLAGSAGTRLQFHHAYKPYGASYTDGLRVEVSTNCGQSWTTLYFEEALALGTTTTGSSPWAPTAANQWESHDIDLSAYDGQQVVLRFTGINDYGDRLYLDNIAILNGGLRLAVKLMLEGPYDANTGRMRDLLRTNGLIPATEPYTALGFTQAADGGGEALQPGVTSTSGDNAVVDWVLVELRNAVNPATIVATRAALVQRDGDVVAEDGVSPVALLAAPGSYQVAVRHRNHLGAMTATALPLGGTITAIDLTTSGTPTWGTDARKSVNGVQVLWTGNVKPDATLRYAGANNDRDPILVAVGGTVPTATLAGYRIEDTNLDGVVRYAGSANDRDMVLVNIGGAVPTATRAQQLP
- a CDS encoding BrxA/BrxB family bacilliredoxin, which translates into the protein MYPPELVAPMKTDLTSVGFEELKTPDQVDKALAQPGTVLCVVNSVCGCAAGAARPGVKMSLRGAKRPGKLVTVFAGVDTDATMQARKHFLPYPPSSPSMALFKDGKLVHFLERHHIEGRTAEMIADNLQMAYEEFC